In Lujinxingia litoralis, a single window of DNA contains:
- a CDS encoding serine/threonine-protein kinase: MPTTDTPPKMIGRYELLTRLATGGMAELFLARERGLAGLERLVVIKRILPHLADQASFVEMFLREARIVARLSHPNVVQIYELGHEEQTYHIAMEYIHGSTVRELLLMSQSGRVQVPFEVVASIGEQALRGLHAAHELRDLDGQALGLVHRDISPHNLMCTSDGHVKLLDFGVAKTTTATVEATYSGNLKGKFAYLSPEQCLHEDLDRRSDVFAMGIVLWEMSAMRRLFKRRTELEMMQAIIGGDVPRPSRFRPEVPAALEAVILRALSVDRGERYESAETMRQALQEAARVEGLGLGERPVAEYLKEVAGEKLEERRATVAQAFERALTHDERRRLLHMTGSSSRSKSMLGHDDDDLPTVVERPTGVSRSSGGPGQSSRDFGLSGSLDLSLDLDRGREFPASTPVTPETPTNAPVAAEGGVEAARAPRAGRRRLGVALMTVAGVMTAASLWWVWQRPEAVAVSGAPLAIGWAPTVDPEVLHAELLPLHRELERATGRPVPLVITRDYADLADRLTRGEVAAAVLPPMLYVETQRREPEIALLALKEFDGGTSSDALLLVRMNAQITKIADLEGRTFCLVDRYSTSGNFLPRHYLRSQGHEPDRFIGQIHWSGDHFQGMRDLIDGKCDAAATYSGAFLSGAEYDIPTGQIRTLAITGHIPQDTVTAGAEVSPEDRELLRRSLLEFDPRESMGVPSLGDNQRITGFSPASDQAFETLRGVIEAERLEAGQASPDAE, encoded by the coding sequence CACTCCTCCGAAGATGATTGGACGCTATGAGCTTCTGACCCGGTTGGCCACCGGCGGCATGGCGGAGTTGTTTCTGGCGCGCGAGCGGGGGCTGGCCGGGCTGGAACGCCTGGTGGTGATCAAGCGGATCTTGCCGCATCTGGCCGACCAGGCCTCGTTTGTGGAGATGTTTTTGAGGGAGGCCCGCATTGTGGCGCGCCTCTCACACCCCAATGTGGTGCAGATCTACGAGTTGGGGCACGAGGAGCAGACCTACCATATTGCCATGGAGTACATTCATGGCTCGACGGTGCGGGAGCTCTTGTTGATGAGCCAGTCGGGGCGGGTGCAGGTGCCCTTTGAGGTGGTGGCCTCCATCGGAGAGCAGGCGTTGCGGGGGTTGCATGCCGCTCACGAGCTCCGCGATCTGGACGGGCAGGCGCTGGGGCTGGTGCACCGTGATATTTCGCCGCACAACCTGATGTGCACCAGTGACGGGCACGTGAAGTTGTTGGACTTCGGGGTGGCAAAGACCACAACGGCCACGGTGGAGGCGACGTATTCGGGGAACCTGAAGGGGAAGTTTGCGTACCTCTCGCCGGAGCAGTGCCTGCATGAGGATCTGGACCGGCGCTCGGATGTGTTTGCGATGGGCATTGTGCTCTGGGAGATGAGCGCGATGCGTCGGCTCTTTAAGAGGCGCACCGAGCTGGAGATGATGCAGGCGATCATCGGCGGGGATGTGCCTCGGCCCTCGCGTTTTCGGCCGGAGGTTCCCGCTGCGTTGGAGGCGGTGATCCTGCGTGCGCTCTCCGTCGATCGTGGCGAGCGTTACGAGAGCGCCGAGACGATGCGTCAGGCGCTGCAGGAGGCCGCCCGGGTCGAGGGGCTGGGGCTGGGGGAGCGCCCGGTGGCGGAGTATTTAAAGGAGGTCGCCGGGGAGAAGCTCGAAGAGCGCCGGGCGACGGTGGCTCAGGCCTTTGAGCGGGCGCTGACCCATGATGAGCGTCGACGGCTCTTGCATATGACCGGGTCGAGTTCGCGCTCGAAGTCGATGCTGGGCCACGACGATGATGATCTGCCCACGGTGGTGGAGCGTCCCACCGGGGTGAGTCGCTCCAGCGGGGGGCCGGGGCAGTCTTCCCGGGACTTCGGGCTGTCGGGCTCACTGGATTTATCGCTGGATCTGGACCGGGGCAGAGAGTTTCCGGCGTCGACGCCGGTGACTCCAGAAACGCCGACGAACGCTCCGGTCGCGGCCGAGGGGGGCGTGGAGGCGGCGAGGGCGCCCCGGGCTGGCCGCCGACGTCTGGGGGTGGCGCTGATGACGGTGGCTGGCGTGATGACGGCCGCGTCGTTGTGGTGGGTCTGGCAACGCCCGGAGGCGGTGGCCGTGAGCGGCGCGCCCCTGGCGATCGGGTGGGCACCGACGGTGGACCCGGAGGTGCTGCACGCAGAGCTTCTGCCGCTGCATCGCGAGTTGGAGCGGGCCACCGGCCGGCCGGTGCCCCTGGTGATCACCCGGGATTATGCCGACCTGGCCGATCGCCTCACCCGCGGGGAGGTGGCCGCGGCGGTGTTGCCGCCGATGCTCTACGTGGAGACCCAGCGCCGGGAGCCGGAGATCGCGTTGCTGGCGCTCAAGGAGTTCGACGGCGGAACTTCGTCGGATGCGCTGCTGCTGGTGCGGATGAATGCTCAGATCACGAAGATCGCGGATCTGGAGGGCAGGACCTTCTGCCTGGTGGATCGCTACTCGACGTCCGGCAACTTCCTGCCGCGCCATTACCTGCGCTCCCAGGGGCATGAGCCCGATCGCTTTATCGGGCAGATTCACTGGAGCGGGGATCATTTCCAGGGGATGCGCGATCTGATCGACGGCAAGTGTGATGCGGCGGCGACCTACTCCGGGGCTTTTTTGTCGGGCGCGGAGTACGACATTCCGACCGGTCAGATTCGCACCCTGGCGATCACCGGGCATATCCCGCAGGACACGGTGACGGCCGGTGCGGAGGTCTCGCCAGAGGATCGGGAGCTGTTGAGGCGGAGTCTGCTGGAGTTTGACCCTCGGGAGAGCATGGGGGTGCCGAGTCTGGGAGATAATCAGCGGATTACCGGGTTTTCGCCGGCCAGCGATCAGGCCTTTGAGACGCTGCGCGGGGTGATCGAGGCCGAGCGTCTGGAGGCCGGTCAGGCGTCGCCGGACGCGGAGTAG
- a CDS encoding caspase family protein: protein MKASYLSGLGLAMSLSLGLSACTPWHVKQGFETRDALYTPEGQARMVEIVKQGGPDARSASMYLVNADAEVTAPVMAELIALYASGCMVEEGITEDSEEWVSDATCEPLVSTATKFGRDAVPALTKTNPYAASLGLGALGAQGSGGLTTLVSALGSEFPTVRRASIDALRNIAVPDAKVLLALQSVAESDANPAVQDAAQRAFLSLGAQRETAPDAPPTAERPTPRPVTPASRPDDIALVIGVEDYRSGLPASTGARADAQAFADLAETHLGLSRRNIITLLDDQATSSSLEAYLQEWLPKNARATGRVYVFFAGHGAPDPQTGDSYLVPWDGDPRFINRQGMGIDALTEGLRDLNAAEVIVMLDACFSGSGGRSVLAEGTRPLVPVKDLEVVPRDDQPTRFALLSAAAADEVTGTMQGTDHGLFSYFVLEGLRGQADANTDGHIALGELATFVSERVPDEARRDNRDQTPTAHFEPQSISELRLVDLDSDQD, encoded by the coding sequence ATGAAGGCCTCTTACCTCAGCGGCCTGGGGCTCGCCATGAGCCTGAGCCTGGGCTTGAGCGCCTGCACCCCCTGGCACGTCAAACAGGGCTTTGAGACCCGCGACGCCCTCTACACCCCCGAGGGCCAGGCCCGCATGGTCGAGATCGTTAAGCAGGGCGGGCCCGACGCCCGCTCCGCCTCCATGTACCTGGTCAACGCCGATGCCGAGGTCACCGCCCCGGTCATGGCGGAGCTGATCGCCCTCTACGCCTCCGGCTGCATGGTGGAAGAGGGCATCACCGAAGACAGCGAAGAGTGGGTAAGCGACGCCACCTGCGAGCCCCTGGTCTCCACGGCCACCAAATTCGGCCGGGACGCGGTTCCGGCGCTGACCAAAACCAACCCCTACGCGGCCTCCCTGGGGCTGGGGGCGCTGGGGGCACAGGGGTCCGGCGGGCTCACCACCCTGGTTTCGGCGCTGGGCTCGGAGTTCCCCACCGTGCGCCGCGCCTCGATTGACGCGCTGCGCAACATCGCCGTCCCCGACGCCAAGGTGCTCCTGGCCCTGCAGAGCGTCGCCGAAAGCGATGCCAACCCCGCGGTGCAGGATGCCGCGCAGCGCGCGTTCCTCTCCCTGGGCGCGCAGCGGGAGACCGCCCCCGACGCGCCGCCAACCGCGGAGCGCCCGACCCCGCGCCCGGTCACGCCGGCGTCTCGCCCCGACGATATCGCGCTGGTTATCGGCGTGGAGGACTACCGCTCCGGGCTTCCGGCCTCCACCGGCGCCCGCGCCGACGCCCAGGCCTTCGCCGACCTGGCGGAGACCCATCTGGGACTGTCGCGGCGCAACATCATCACCCTGCTCGATGACCAGGCCACCAGCTCCTCGCTGGAGGCCTACCTCCAGGAGTGGCTCCCCAAAAACGCCCGCGCCACCGGACGGGTCTACGTCTTTTTTGCCGGACACGGCGCCCCCGATCCCCAGACCGGCGACAGCTACCTGGTCCCCTGGGATGGCGACCCCCGCTTCATCAACCGCCAGGGCATGGGCATCGACGCGCTCACCGAAGGTCTGCGCGACCTTAATGCGGCGGAAGTCATCGTCATGCTCGATGCCTGTTTCTCGGGCTCCGGAGGCCGCAGCGTCCTGGCCGAGGGCACCCGGCCCCTGGTCCCGGTCAAAGACCTGGAGGTCGTCCCCCGCGACGACCAGCCCACGCGCTTTGCGCTCTTAAGCGCCGCGGCCGCCGACGAGGTCACCGGCACGATGCAGGGCACCGATCACGGGCTCTTCTCCTACTTCGTGCTGGAGGGGCTTCGCGGTCAGGCCGACGCCAATACCGACGGCCACATCGCCCTGGGGGAGCTCGCAACCTTTGTGTCTGAGCGCGTCCCCGACGAAGCCCGCCGCGATAACCGCGACCAGACCCCGACCGCGCACTTTGAGCCGCAATCCATCTCCGAGCTTCGCCTGGTCGATCTGGACTCCGACCAGGATTAA
- a CDS encoding molybdopterin molybdotransferase MoeA — translation MSHFISVEDALLHILDAAPRQGTERVGLSDAPGRYLAAPINAPADVPAFDNSAMDGIVVRRDDLTALPRTLPLVGESAAGHPADRELGPAQAMRISTGARIPQHADQVIPRELCDFGDGEVTVRELPAHDHIRRAGDYLSQGRPALFPGQRLDAASIGLLASFNIAALSVVRRPRVTIIATGDELVELGQEPGPGQLVNSNAYMIEALAKRCGATTRVLPITPDRYEAVRAAFEEACATSDLVLSIGGVSVGEHDHVRRVLDERSSGMTFWKIRMKPGKPLAFGTTEGGTALVGLPGNPASSFVGFQLFVRPLLACAQGVPRDQASLPRVNAVLDAPVQGAGRRRTYLAGQWYAQRGVMHFAPLSDQSSGNPALFAGATALGIVEEGIDSLSAGASLPMLLLPGS, via the coding sequence ATGAGTCACTTCATCAGCGTCGAAGACGCCCTCCTCCACATCCTCGACGCCGCGCCTCGCCAGGGCACCGAACGCGTCGGCCTGAGCGACGCCCCGGGCCGCTACCTGGCCGCACCGATCAACGCCCCGGCCGACGTGCCCGCGTTTGACAATTCGGCGATGGACGGCATCGTCGTGCGCCGGGACGACCTCACCGCTCTGCCCCGGACCCTCCCGCTGGTCGGGGAGTCGGCCGCCGGCCACCCGGCCGACCGGGAGCTGGGCCCGGCCCAGGCCATGCGCATCTCCACCGGCGCCCGTATTCCCCAACACGCCGACCAGGTCATCCCCCGCGAGCTCTGCGACTTTGGCGATGGCGAAGTCACCGTGCGGGAGCTCCCCGCACATGACCACATCCGTCGCGCCGGAGACTATCTGAGCCAGGGGCGGCCGGCGCTCTTCCCGGGCCAGCGCCTGGACGCGGCCTCGATCGGGCTGCTGGCCAGCTTCAACATCGCCGCCCTCAGCGTGGTGCGCCGTCCCCGGGTCACCATCATCGCCACCGGCGACGAGCTTGTGGAGCTCGGTCAAGAGCCCGGGCCCGGCCAGCTCGTCAACTCCAACGCTTATATGATCGAGGCCCTGGCCAAACGCTGCGGCGCGACCACTCGGGTGCTCCCCATCACCCCGGACCGCTACGAAGCGGTCCGGGCTGCCTTTGAAGAGGCCTGCGCCACCAGCGATCTCGTGTTGAGCATCGGCGGCGTCTCCGTTGGCGAGCACGACCACGTGCGCCGGGTCCTCGATGAGAGGAGTAGCGGCATGACCTTCTGGAAAATTCGCATGAAGCCGGGCAAGCCCCTGGCCTTTGGCACCACCGAAGGCGGCACTGCCCTGGTGGGGCTGCCGGGCAACCCGGCATCGAGCTTTGTGGGGTTTCAACTCTTTGTGCGCCCGCTGCTGGCCTGCGCCCAGGGCGTTCCCCGCGACCAGGCCAGCCTGCCCCGAGTCAACGCGGTGCTTGATGCCCCGGTCCAGGGCGCCGGCCGGCGGCGCACCTACCTGGCCGGTCAATGGTACGCGCAGCGCGGGGTAATGCACTTTGCGCCCTTAAGCGATCAGAGCAGCGGCAACCCCGCGCTCTTTGCGGGCGCCACCGCCCTGGGCATCGTCGAGGAAGGCATCGATAGCCTGAGCGCCGGTGCCTCCCTGCCCATGCTCCTGCTCCCGGGCAGCTAA
- a CDS encoding Ig-like domain-containing protein, whose protein sequence is MPASIRQQLLVACATLALALGGCASNERPACGTTEDCPEEGQICRAGACTMVSQPTCSSESDCDPGFVCVASICERADITDEDTGTPDADEEPDAFVPDTNTDPDVEDPDTEQPRVTHVIPIDGARNVPTDTEVRVTFSKAIDAFRTLNIQSFFIADPDALDSRLGAIPVDIEYLEDERQAVLTPRQPLRPATQYTIIVTTGVQDQAQPSNPLFRRFESTFVTNSSEPAELTELAATYAPIIYQDTRLVEGSEINIDIPTRIDFDGDFDTDNNLTNARASATRPVASVYYSVTQTESHHYIHYSLYYPARRRVVDGSQRYYEHDFTSMVVAVNRASGDVDFVEGLKAESAASNDKHLSYRPDSSPVRGRGTNSADTFADALLEEGARYPLFVPSGEHAGCNWYVRPSGWTTECPYGNASFATTGIDAGFILRPGDQGQTFDQATENPETGLREFTYELVPFVNEIWSRRADFSCGVFDGVGFSYNPEELPSNPRPVGPTVNNPLYLPVALCSEAEQSFGRTPFSWFSGSSYSGGAWFMDPAFALSTRFNFGEGFSMDYCYNRYFDVDRRAEAACAAE, encoded by the coding sequence ATGCCCGCCTCAATCCGACAGCAGCTCTTAGTCGCCTGCGCCACCCTGGCTCTGGCCCTGGGCGGCTGCGCCAGTAACGAACGTCCCGCCTGCGGCACCACCGAAGATTGCCCCGAAGAAGGTCAGATCTGCCGCGCTGGCGCCTGCACTATGGTCAGCCAGCCCACCTGCTCGTCGGAGAGCGACTGCGATCCGGGCTTTGTGTGCGTGGCCTCCATCTGTGAGCGCGCCGACATCACCGACGAAGACACGGGCACCCCCGACGCCGACGAAGAGCCCGACGCCTTTGTTCCCGACACCAACACCGATCCCGACGTCGAAGACCCCGACACCGAACAGCCCCGGGTCACCCACGTCATCCCCATCGACGGCGCGCGCAATGTCCCCACCGACACCGAAGTCCGGGTGACCTTCAGCAAAGCGATCGATGCGTTCCGCACGCTCAATATCCAGTCCTTTTTCATCGCCGACCCCGACGCGCTGGACAGCCGCCTGGGTGCCATTCCGGTCGACATCGAGTACCTGGAAGACGAACGCCAGGCCGTGCTCACCCCTCGTCAGCCCCTGCGCCCGGCCACGCAATACACCATCATCGTGACCACCGGCGTCCAGGATCAGGCCCAGCCCTCCAATCCGCTCTTCCGCCGATTTGAGAGCACCTTCGTCACCAACTCCAGCGAACCCGCCGAGTTGACCGAGCTCGCCGCCACCTACGCGCCGATCATCTACCAGGACACCCGCCTGGTGGAGGGCTCGGAGATCAACATCGATATCCCCACCCGCATCGACTTCGACGGGGACTTCGACACCGACAACAACCTGACCAACGCCCGGGCCTCGGCCACACGCCCGGTCGCCTCGGTCTACTACTCGGTGACCCAGACCGAGTCCCATCACTACATCCACTACTCCCTCTACTACCCGGCCCGCCGCCGCGTGGTCGACGGGAGCCAACGGTACTACGAACACGACTTCACCAGCATGGTCGTGGCGGTCAACCGTGCCAGCGGCGACGTGGATTTCGTCGAAGGCCTCAAAGCCGAATCGGCCGCCAGCAACGACAAGCACCTGAGCTACCGCCCCGACAGCTCGCCGGTCCGGGGGCGAGGAACCAACAGCGCCGACACCTTCGCCGACGCCCTGTTGGAAGAGGGCGCGCGCTACCCGCTCTTTGTCCCCAGCGGGGAACACGCCGGTTGCAACTGGTATGTGCGCCCCTCGGGTTGGACCACCGAATGTCCCTACGGCAACGCGTCCTTCGCCACCACCGGCATCGACGCCGGCTTTATCCTGCGCCCGGGCGACCAGGGCCAGACCTTCGATCAGGCTACCGAGAATCCGGAGACCGGCCTGCGTGAGTTCACCTACGAGCTGGTTCCCTTCGTCAACGAGATCTGGTCTCGCCGCGCCGACTTCAGCTGCGGCGTCTTCGATGGCGTGGGATTCTCCTACAACCCCGAAGAGCTCCCCTCCAACCCCCGCCCGGTCGGTCCGACGGTCAACAATCCGCTCTACCTGCCGGTGGCCCTGTGCAGCGAGGCGGAGCAATCCTTCGGCAGAACGCCCTTCTCCTGGTTCTCGGGCAGCTCCTACAGCGGTGGGGCCTGGTTCATGGATCCGGCCTTCGCGCTGAGCACCCGCTTTAACTTCGGGGAAGGCTTCAGCATGGACTACTGCTACAACCGCTACTTCGACGTCGACCGCCGCGCTGAGGCGGCGTGCGCGGCCGAATAA
- a CDS encoding ABC transporter permease — MSYERFIAWRHLRSKRTSFLSTITLIAILGVFLGVTALTSVVAVTGGFEEAFRERVLGVNSHLMVIKYGVDFRDYREIQEEIDEIEGVSATSPFILHEMIATHGNLSAGILIKGIDPATAQSVSDLPKYTLEPGVVSELEFERFPADGQVKQPRILIGHTLAERLGAERGDVIQVTSPLESLDPGKWSSKSSAPSSRQFEVAGIYRSGFHQYDNRMVMVDYQALQDFFNQGDTVTGVDVRVDDVFGVGAIASQLRRDLPEGRFRVMDWRQLNHNLFTSLGLQRLVLAVLFCFIVLVASFNIVCTLIMIVLEKNKDIAILKSMGATNWGVMKTFIYQGAVVGFVGTASGLVGGLAVCLTIKHTSFGLDPSIYMIDHLPVRMLPLEFAMVGLVSMAISLLATVGPSWWASRLNPVDGLRYD; from the coding sequence ATGTCTTACGAACGCTTTATCGCCTGGCGCCACCTGCGCTCCAAGCGCACCTCGTTTTTGTCGACAATTACCCTGATCGCGATTCTCGGCGTCTTTCTGGGCGTGACCGCGCTGACCAGCGTGGTGGCGGTGACCGGCGGGTTTGAGGAGGCGTTCCGGGAGCGGGTGCTCGGGGTTAACAGCCACCTGATGGTGATCAAATACGGCGTGGATTTTCGCGACTATCGCGAGATTCAGGAAGAGATCGATGAGATCGAGGGGGTCAGCGCGACCAGCCCCTTTATTCTGCACGAGATGATTGCCACGCATGGCAATCTGAGCGCGGGTATTTTGATCAAGGGCATCGACCCGGCTACCGCCCAGAGTGTGAGCGATCTGCCCAAATACACGCTGGAGCCCGGGGTGGTCTCGGAGCTGGAGTTTGAGCGCTTCCCGGCCGACGGACAGGTCAAGCAGCCGCGCATCCTGATCGGTCACACCCTGGCCGAGCGCCTGGGCGCGGAGCGCGGCGATGTCATCCAGGTGACTAGCCCGCTGGAGAGCCTGGATCCGGGGAAGTGGAGCTCCAAATCGAGTGCCCCCTCCAGCCGTCAGTTTGAGGTGGCCGGGATCTATCGCAGCGGATTTCATCAGTACGACAACCGCATGGTGATGGTCGACTACCAGGCGCTGCAGGACTTTTTTAATCAGGGCGACACCGTCACCGGGGTCGACGTACGTGTCGATGACGTGTTCGGCGTGGGGGCGATCGCCAGCCAGCTGCGCCGGGATCTTCCCGAGGGGCGCTTTCGGGTGATGGACTGGCGTCAGCTCAATCACAACCTCTTTACCAGCCTGGGGCTGCAGCGCCTGGTACTGGCGGTGCTCTTCTGCTTCATCGTGCTGGTGGCCAGCTTCAACATCGTCTGCACGCTCATCATGATCGTGCTCGAGAAGAATAAGGATATCGCGATCCTCAAGTCGATGGGGGCCACGAACTGGGGCGTGATGAAGACCTTTATCTATCAGGGCGCGGTGGTCGGGTTTGTGGGTACGGCCAGCGGTCTGGTGGGCGGGCTGGCGGTCTGCTTGACGATCAAGCACACGAGCTTCGGGCTGGATCCCTCGATCTACATGATCGACCACCTGCCGGTGCGCATGCTGCCCCTGGAGTTCGCGATGGTGGGGCTGGTGTCGATGGCCATCAGCCTGCTGGCCACGGTGGGGCCCTCGTGGTGGGCGTCGCGGCTGAACCCGGTCGACGGGCTGCGCTACGACTGA